In Brienomyrus brachyistius isolate T26 chromosome 11, BBRACH_0.4, whole genome shotgun sequence, the DNA window CAAGTGATTTAATGTAAACCCATGTCGTCTAAAGTTAGCAAAGTATAACTAACTGCATTGTACGATGAAAAGTCTCCCACTATAGACTCAGACTCTGTTAGTTTCTTCGGACCAAAAGCACACCAGCAGGAATACCAACGAGTATTGCCCTGTTTCATAACTATACACGTTCTCAAGTATTACGAAAAGCTTGGGAATTTAATTCCATTTTAAATTAAGTCTGCTAAAAATGACCGAAAGCCGAATCTTATATTGGCGCTTTTGGACTGTTTTTAGTTTAAGTTACACGGTAAGGAATATCGTGACGTCAGTGTTTAATAAAGACTAAAGGTTTCCATTCCCTCGTGCCTCGCAGATTTTTGTTGACTaacaataattaaatccaaacatGTTGAACAGGTCCATATAACCCGATTTAGTTTTAAATAGACCTATTGCTATTATATCACAGTTAATATTGGACTATTGCAATGTTATATCTATAGAATAATAAACCTGAAATGAATATAGgcttaattaaaattaaataaccACATATTAAATGTAGTAGATAAAATTGCTTAATACCTTATTATACAAATCTTCGCTCATCCTTTCTCGAAATATTACAGGTTTGCTATCAGTTCAAATCCAAGTACGTTACAAAATTATAAAACTGTACGCCAGACATTAATGTAATATTGTAAAGGAATAGTTAATGGTTAAAAACACTATTTTAGCGAAACATTACCCTCCTATATTTTGCACGATTCTGGTCTTTCGAAAGGGTGAGTTCAGCAACAGTGGGACATCGGGTAAAGTAGGACATTAAAAAATCAACAATCAATGAAGATAAATAGCGCTAAAATCATGGTAAGACGGGGCTCGGTCTTCACCAGGCTTTTCATGGCGCGACACTGTTATGATGCGTGTGATCAGAACGTTAAGACGCGCTGTGTGGCGCGACCGTACGGCAAGGGCACCGATAAACGTAGTGACTTTCCAGAGATACGGCTGCTAGGCGCACATGATGGGGAAGCTGTTGTATTTTAGTAAAAGAAGGCTggagattatttaaaaaaataaagcacattttggaaaaaaaatatttttgttttttatttgcttttgcCTATGTTTTATCCTTTTCAGCTATTAAATATTACATGGATTGTTTAGTTGTCCACATCCAACGAAACAGCTAATAGAAAAAATATTAGTGTAATCAAATGGCTTTTGTGAGATTTTTCTAAATCGTTTACCAAAAAGTGTCGCGCTTCTGCATAGTTCACCCTAGTACTTTTATATAACCTTTAAGATATaagtaaaatgaaaataatatgaaaatataatTATTGGTTTATAATCCCGAAATATAAGactctttttttctttcagttatttctgtaatATGTTGTATTTAGAATTCACCAAAAATTCTACACCACAAAACCATAAACAGCACAGAACTATATgtaaattcaaaataaaaggtGATATAAGCATATTTTAACGGGGAAATCGCTGGAGGTAACTAAAACACGTGCAATCTTTAGATTAAACGGAAAAATTGATGCTGATATCGTTCTTAAAATGCGTATGATATACACAAAAAGAGCCTAAACGGCCAGACAGTTGACTGTGATACTCTGAGGTATattgtaaaatattttaaaacagaAATTGCAATCCACTAGGGAAGTCTCTAGTGTTATATTAGAAGATGCTGTCTAATTAAAATCTGCTGTAACATCCAGTGAACACTATTAATTGGCAAATTTTCCTTTTAAATTGGGGCCTGTGCAGTGACAGGCTTACCCTCAGAGGCTTCGAGGCATAAGTTGGTCAGTAAATGAAATATAGCCAGCTACAGTTATTTGGGAATATCTGAGAAAAAGATTCGGATTGGGCCAATTTTCCCACAGAGATGATGCAGCCTGCAGCGGCCGTGCCGGAGGGCTGGGCTTCTCCCCAGCTGAGACCCATTTCCAGCGCCAACGCCACTCATCGTCTTGGGCTGCTGCTATAATTGGTTACTAATTTGAAAAGGCTAGGAGGATGAGCTGGGCATTTACTGGGTTTCGTGTGTAACACCGATTTTTCAGCTTTTCATTCCCAAATTTAACTCTAAAGCGGACACGCTTCATGTGGCCAAAATGAAATAACAGCGTCGTCTTTTCACATTTTCTCACCTTCACAGTGCACCTTTTCACCAGTTCACCTTTCGTTTTATGTTTCGTTTGGTACCTCGGATACACCACACATTTTGCCTGAAATTTCACGAATTTGCACAAAGATCCTCCCCCCCAACTTAAAACACCTAAGCGTCTACGGACTAGAACGTAGTAAAActattttccttttttcttgCACGAAAAAATTACTTCAGCTCCACAATGAGTCTAAAATCGGACTCAGAGCCGAACAGCAATGTGACGATGGAAGAGGAGGTAAGGGAAGCGCTCCTCGGTCTCCAGAAGTTCGCTTCGTGCTGTGGAAACTTTTTTGGTCTAATTTTGTTTACAACACCGAGTTAACTTGGTACATTTTTCACTGTGAAAGTTTGCAACGTTCATAGTACAATGCGGGGGAAATAAGGTATTTTAAGTACTTGCTGGTCTACATTTAGAAGTTCATCACAACATTGGTGTAGTTAAGTTAGAGAGGGGGCTGGAGAAGTCCCTTTATTAATCGGGAGGGGGTTTATTAGTGGGCAGTATTTTAGTATGAATATAGTTTTAAAGCATGGAGCGTCGCTTTGGAAAGAACTGAACCGTACTGGGAATTTTTGGAAACTTTAATGCTAGACAAAAACTGCTTTTTCatcttatttttaaacaaaattcAGTTCGTGTTTTGGTTGTCCTTCGTGCTATCCATCCGTCAGACGTATTTTAAACTTTTATTTTATGACCGTTTCTGCGAcactttcccccccccctttaatttTTGTTGGCCACATTAAGGAATTTCCTGTTCAGATTAAACTGCGTCTTGCTTTTATTGTAATAATTATAGGATACGCGTTTGACGAACTCATttgtttattaaattggctttcataaacaaatatttgcaATGCTGATTTTGCCAGATGAATGTGCTGCTGATGACTTACTGATCGCTGCAAGCTGAGAGCGACTGATCTGCGGGTGTCGTGCTGAATGTCAGTGTTCATATACCACACTGACGTTTTACAGCTCGGGTTCGCAGTAGATTGGCATTTTGGCTGGTTGGGGAGTCTGGTTATTGCAGAGCTGTCTGCGGAAGACTGTCAAGCTTGCCTTGTGCTTAAAAACTGCACAGATTTTCTGTTCTGGTAAGTAAAAATGGTGTATATCTGGGATCCAGGCAAGGTGCAGTACCTTCTGTGACCCATTGATCAGTGCAAAATCGTAATGTCATTTTGGCAAAATCATAATGTCATCTAGTTTAACTTCATTAAGCTGCATTTGCATGTGGTACCTCTGGTTTAAAATGAAACCTTTTAAAAGGCACTCTTCATTTATTGTTATGCATGAATTGAAATGCCACGGAAACGATATCATGATGATTGTGATGCTTGTGAAAATTAGTGGTATTTTAAAGGTGAAATTAATTTTTGTTTGAACTGGTAAACTTTTGGGGAATTTTTATTACCTCAGACTTGTCATGTGGAACAGTTATTTACTGAGCCACTGTTTGTGTTGGATGTCAGAACTCATCTGTTCTCAAACTACAATGTTCCAGACAAGTGGAATTTTGGTTCAGCTTATTGTGTGGTGCATAAATCAGGCCCTCCGAAGGGTGTTTTATGTCTTGGCAGTGTGATTATCTTGCTGTAGGTTAACAGAATTTCTTGAGAAATGTGCTAATGTGAGTCACTGGTTATTGTTTGCTgtggattatttatttttattttttacttgttATATGATAGCTAGTTTAGCATTCAGTATAGCTGTGAAACCGGGAAACTGCATCCTCATTAGTAACATCCCCATTTCCAACAGTCTGTATTAAACAGCATTAAACTCATGACGGAATTGCTGAACTTGTTGCACCTTCCACTGGCTACCGATAGGTTCACCTACCGTTCATGTAGGGAAAGTGCGTCAAACGTAATGGCAGCGTGTCTCTCGGTGCGTTTCACATCAATGCCAAGTCTGTCTCCAAACCCTCCCGAAACTATTCCTTTGCAATAATTCATTTTTGTTGCGTAGATTAGGCGAGTCCTTACTCCCACTGCACGTGTATTTGTAGTAGGGGAACTCAACTTCAAGCCAAACTTAAGATCAGTAAGATTGTTTGTTTGACATTACCAAAGTGATCTTTACCTGTAATATTTAAGGTCATGGGTGCGGGTGCAGAACCGACCCCTTATTCAGGACGTGGCTGTTTTTCCCTCCACATACTGTGGACTTGGAGCCTTAAAATTGGAACCAACAACGGAAATGAAATTTCTCTGAAACGTGTGACTATGTAGTAACATTAAACATGCATAAGCTTTTCGGTTTTACGGTGATACAAGGATGCATCATAAATGCACCCCCCGCCACATGGATGTACGACAAGCTGAAGTTGAAACTAGTCAGCAGCTTGCGGATagtggtgtcccccccccccttcctaaagtgctttttttctttccacccctcccccaaggtGCGGACGCTGTTTGTCAGTGGCCTCCCCATCGACATCAAGCCCCGAGAGCTTTATCTCTTATTCAGACCCTTTAAGGTGAAGCCTCTTCACATTAGTTGCTATAACAGTAGCCCCATTGactgaatttatttttatgttttttatcCTAAACATGCAAGTCAGACTTTAGATAACGGCCTTAACTAACTGACATTAAAGTTAATACCTTTTAAGGGCTGGACCCTCTGCTGCAGAAATGGTCTGGCTCAGGGTTACAATAGCAGCACCTACTAGTCTTGAGGAGACTCTGTCACCATAAAATAACGATGTCCTGCAGCCTCTGGACCTCTGCTGACTTAACGCTTTGGCTAGCCTGGGATTTCTGCTATGAGTCAGACGTTTCCTGAAATATGCATGACTAAGCTTTACATAAAGGATTGCTTGGCCCAAATGTATTTGCATCTTTAGTGAAATTTaaaatattgaatttgcagaccTTTTGCCAACAAGAGATGTTGTTCAGATACAGATATAACTTTTCTCTTTACAGGGTTATGAAGGTTCTCTGATTAAGTTGACTTCAAAGCAGGTAAGATCCCATCAGTCCCACTATGGATTATAGGTGAGTTTTCTGTGTCCAGCTTAAACATGTATTGGAGAACGTTCCGAATGTTAGTGATGTTAATGGGGTTTGTTTTGGGTAGCTCAAGAGCTGAGTTTCTACTACAATCTAGGTGAATGAGCGCTGGGCTCAAACTCGGACCCCTGAAGACGACCTTGTCCTGTTTCCCTCCTTTCACATGTTCTTTCTTTCTGTCCCTCTTCCCTCTAGCCTGTGGGGTTTGTTACCTTTGACTGCCGATCCGGTGCTGATGCAGCTAAGAATGCATTAAATGTAAGCAAAAGGCCATCTGTGTGGTCCTGAAGATGAGTTGGGCTTAGCTTGTGCATTATTGCTGTCTGTAACGGTGTGAAGCCGTCCTTTCACTAGTAAGAGTTTTATTAAGCATGATCCTGGAACTTGCAGGAAGCCCGTCTCCTTCAGGAAGTTTGCCATTTCTCAGTGACCTGCCTAACCTAAGCAGCATTGGCCCACGTCGGGTGTCTACCTTACAATCCCTACGTTTTCTGATGGTATAGCTTTACTCTGTCTGCTTTTACAGTATGTAGACTGTTAATCAAATAAGCTCTTGAAATATTTGTGTTGAGCAGAACTTCCGGCATATTTGCCTAATCCATTTTTAAACAATGCAGCAGCATTGAAGTAATTTCAACTCGAATACCCACATATGTACCAATTTCATGCAAAGGCACCTCAAACAGACCTGTTTAGTTGCATGTCTGCACAGCAAGGCCACATCACACAGGCTCACTGGGCTCCCACTGGCCCGTTTCTCAGCACAGCAAGGCTaaatcacactgggctcccacTGGCCCGCTCAGCAGTCCCTCACAGTGCCCATCTCTCTCCAGGGGATCCGCTTTGAcccagaaaatccacagacccTGAGGTTAGAGTTTGCTAAAGCCAACACGAAGATGGCAAAGAGTAAGCTGATGGCTACGCCGAACCCCACAAACATCCACCCAGCTCTAGGAGCTCACTTCATTGCACGGGACCCATGTAAGTGAAAGGCTGCACCTAAAGACCCACATGCCCCCATCACTGCAGTGAGGCCCTTAAAGCTGGGTGCTGAGCTGAAGTTCACATGCATGCTTTGCTACTAGAGGCCTAATATTTCAAACCTCCCAAAGTCGCCACTGGATCAAATGACTGAGCAGATGGTTGATGAAATTGCTGCTTCAGTGCTCTGTGCTGCAGCACAGCATCTCTGCTCCTTACTAGTGGGTTGTGTTGCCTTAAGGACCTTCATTATTGTGGGACTGGACCTGTGCTGCCGCCGCTGTCCCAGGCCTGTGCAGTGCTCTGAAGCAGTGCCGGCTTGTATGTTTCTGAATGCATTAAGTCAGCTGGACTTTTATTTTTTAGCATTAGTTTTGAACTGTTTCATGCTTCCTGGACTCTTAGAGGCTCCCTTTAAACCAGGGGTCTTCAAATCtggacctcgattccaaatccaggccttgttttgagTCCTCCCAGGTAgttaaataattactgattctgattggtcagaggcttcacacctggctaaCTGGTAAAGGATGGCTGGAGAACCAGCAGTGCTTGGACctcgaggaccgtgatttgaatagccctgCTTTAAACCATATTTATCCCTTAACTGGAATTAACCAAAGGAGGTGCTTCTTATTAGCACAATTATTCAAAGTATTTTTAAGAACGTTTTTTAACTTTGTAGATGGATTGTATAGGTGAAGATCTGGAATATATCAAATTTTGTGAGAAATTGCACCAGATTTAAAGCGGCGCAGCCTCTGACTCTTGGTCTTGTAAGCATGATAATTTAAGGTTTTTGGATCTTTTTCTGACTTTGCAGGAACTTTTTGTACAGAACCAGCTCTGGAACTGAGCAACTTTTGAGACAAATCACAGCAAATTCGAAGCAGCAGCATTAGAAAAGGAAGGGCAAGGGAACTGCAGGAGATGGTTGATCTTGTGAATACAGAAACTGTTTGGATCTTTTAAAGAGATCTTGGGAGAGTCATAGGTGATATTGGACCTTTTCATTTTGAGACACATTGTGAAATTGTAGTGCCACCTAGTGGTTATATGAAAGGACAACCACAGGCACGGGTCTGAACATGGTTTTAAATTTTTgggctgttaaaaaaaaaaatctaagtcGAGAGTGTGTATGGGGGGTGTGCAGAGTGGGGATTTGATTGGGGGGCATCTGGGAAGTATAGTCATTCTGACAGCGTCTGGCTGTCACTGTGCCCTCTGGGGAACGTAGAGTAAGGACTTAACGGCTGGTTAGGTGTCACCTCTCTTTCTTTGAGTTCATTTGTATAAATCTGTTGGTCTTGTGACTCTGCAGATGATCTGACAGGTGCTGCTCTGATTCCTACGTCCCCTGAGACCTGGGCCCCCTACCCACTGTACGCCACCGAGCTGCCCCCCGGGCTCCCGCACGCTGCCTTCTCTTACCCCGCCGCCGCCCTACACGCCCAGGTACCTGGCCGACGATCGCACCCACCAGTAACCCCGCTCTGGTGTCCTTTGGGAATCTGCCCCAGGGCACTGCAGTGAGACTGCAGGCTTTAATGGAGAGACACTGCCACCCACAGGTGTGAGTTTGTACATGACTATGACCGGTCAGAGGAAGTTGGTTGTCTTCTCACCCAGCCTAAATTCTGGCACATCTCTGAGCTGCTGTTAGCTGCACAGTTGGGGGGGGTGTAACGGTGCTCCTTGGGAATTTGACTAATGGACACACCTTGATAACCTGGCTGTCAGATTTAGTGGATTTTAATGATCTTAATCTGAGCTGCCAAATGGACCACTGCATGACGGTCCACTGGTACCATTGTATCTGTGCAGTGTGAGACTGACTCTGTTTGTTGGCTTATGGGTCACGTCTTAGATGCGTTGGTATCCACCCCCATCTGAAGGATCCCAGTCTGGATGGAAGTCCCGCCAATTCTGTTAGTCCTTTAGTAAGTAATTCTTGTTAAGTTGCTTAGTGATTTTATTGAACACTAGTGCAGGCAAGTCCTTctggttaattccttttaaaTTGCGGTCATCTAGGTGAAATGACAGGATGTGCTTCATTTTTCCATAATCCTTCACTGGGAAGGGTGGCATCTTCATGCTGAATGCAGCAGAGATTTATACCGTAtgttaggggaaaaaaaatttaattcattttatgTTTGGCCATTTTCcatgaatattaaaatgcaTAATGTCAAGTAGACAATTCAAGTACGTCTTATCGTAATGTTTAACCATACACTGTTAgtgcagtttttattttattttttttaaaaaggggcATTTCTCTCGGTTTATTATAGATCAGCACAagtcaaataaaaacaaacaacccAGCAATGGTTAGTTTACTCTAACAATGCCCGATATGCTGGTTTATTTGGTTTTACACATTCTGTGCAAGTTGTCACCTTTTGTCTTCCCATCCCAGTTGTGCAACATACTGAACTTCTGCAGCGAATTCAGTCGAGTTTAATGGACAAAGGAAACCAGAAACGCCGTCTGGGCTGCAAGCAGGGATTAATGGCAGAGCTGAGTCTTTGGATGTCGCATCTTCACACACGCGGAGTTGCTACAGAAATGTGTCCAGTTTACTGAGAGCAGGAATATGGCATAATGAGGGTGGAGTCCTATGGGCTTGGAGCTCATCAATCACTGCATGTTCAGAAACCTGGCATGAATGTGACTGACATTTGTCCATCCATTAGTATTTTTTCCATGTAGAAATTAGTCTTGGCCTCCTACTTGAACCTTCTTCCTAGATTTGTGGTCTTAGCCCTTGCTTGTAATGTTGATAGATACCACTTTTCGTGCTGGAATCCCTTACTGCAGTGCTCTGACATTGAAATAACCAACTGGGTTAGGTTCAGTGATTGTGTTGATGGATGGAGTCTGCATCCCTATAACCGCCTGATGTTGCCAAAATGTCTACTGTGAGAAGTGTGAATGTTTGTActtggctgtaataaatatttatgttcTTGTGCAATTAAATTTGTGCTAGTCTTTTTAATGTGGTTTTGTTTCGTgtttatatgcatttaaatgcagttatattagggGTGGTGACCAGTTTCTAACAGTTGACAGAATTAAATTGAATGGGTGTCAAAATTAGTGGACATAAAATTATTCCAGAAGGTGAAAATAAATGAGCTGAAAGGACGCTGTCTGGTAAacttgtgaatgtgtgtgtgaaccaCTTCAGGCATGGTGAATGTGGGACCCCAGCAGTGTACTTGAGCTTAAAGACGCTGCAGTAGAGGGTGTCAAAGCTCATGCAGTCGTCATGTTTGTGCCGTTTCCTGGCTCGCGCTCTCGGCACAGCTCTCCGCTAGGTTTGTCCGCACTTCCCACTGCTTTCTATGGTTTTGTAACCTACCCGTTAATAACGATGGACACTTGGCTCTCCTAATACCTGCACTGTCATGAGTCCCAATttgcctttgcttgtcactggggctgtaccctaaAGCTTCTGCCAATAGGTCAATgtgccttttaaggtacagaaatggactcgggAACGTTTTCGTACCACTGGGGGTACACTGTAATTTGTACCTTTTGGATGTTCCTCAGTCCCTTTCTGTGTCTCAGCCTAGACAGCaccacccctccaccccccaattgtggaggaggaggaaaagggaCATTTCCACTAGTGCTTTCTGGCAGCAGAATCTTGTGCCATGGACTCAGACACACATAATTGTGGTTGCTGCATGCAacagtgatattccaccagagcaGCGGAGAGCaggtgtattgcaacaaacgCAAATGCAAGCAGTGTAGTGAAGGGGGTAAACCTTTTAAATACTCTGTCTTGAGAATATTAGTTTTTCTCGatttgctttggcacatttcatgaaacatactTGACATTCTCAAGACTataagagcatttctcaaaacatTTCATGCATATAGCAAGTTTTAGCTACAAACGTCTAACTTACCCGAAACGATTAACTCAAGTCTTAAAAGTAAATAATTCCACCAATTAATTATTCTGTGCCAccaaatgaaaagtacaatcagcatcgttttaaccatgagagccAAAATGTTTAGATATACTGTAAGTATGTCAATGTAAGTTTGCTCCTGGGCTCCACAATTCTGAATGATACTCGGTTCCcacttttattgtcactgacTGATCACTTTTCTTTAGCAAACTAACATTCATCTCAATAACACCAGTTTCAACACTGCAAGGCTCTACATTACAGTATGTGAAGTTCGCTGGCAAAAGAAAGCACTCACACATGTAACTTCATATCTCAACACACTTTGCAACAGCAAACAAAAGTCACACAGCACTGTATAACACAAAACAGCAATGCAAGAACGAAAGGACATTTTGACAGCTTTATTTTGCATGTGGTGGTTAACACAATGATCACATACATATGCAGTTTTGGAAAAAAATTTAGATCACTCTATTTTTAAGAAATCtggatttttaaatcctggtttaatccggGTTCTGctagcagaaggctacactgcgagGCAGGTCACTGCtgggctcaaagtttctaagatggtggtacacaagaataaggtgaagcaggagacactggcaataacaaaaaaaaacagccagatAGAGAACAGAAGcagctttctaatgccagagatgagcgTCAACTTATCCAGCAGTGCCCTGTGAactggaggatgacctcaagtgaccttcaaaaagaatgggaaacattaagtgctgtgaagtgcactgctacgATAGTTAGGACTGCTAGGACTACTAGAAGCCCTTAAAGACCCATGAAGCAAGGAAGATGCCCTTCATCaacgagaagcagggaagagccaggctgcagttttgTGCATTTTACACAGACACCTTCCCATAAGCTAAGAAATAagtgaaactaaaaatgttGCTGTGGTCTCTAAATTTTCTTCCAGACCTGTATAATTTTGGATGTAAAATTGTTACAATGGGAAACTACATAATCTATTATCATTTATGATAACAGTTACAAGACTGAAGCAATTgtgacaaatatatatatatatggatacAAAATATTGCTATTTTCAAATGTGTGGCCCCCTTAGTTTGGACTTTTAAAAAATTATCGAATTATTAAGGAATTTATCATTATAAACGATATACGAAAACGTTTAATGAAAGTCGACCACTATTTGGTTAGGTTGCTTTAaatttgaaaaatatatatttatcttCAGTGAGAAAACACTTATGCGTTTATACTATTGATATATTAAGAAAACAGCAGGTTTCCCTATAGAGATACATTAAATAGAAATAATGCACTTATCacactaacctgctgtcagttTTGCTATAATTGCCTAGTATGTGGTGAACATTTcggcattttattttaaatgacttACTGTGGATGCTTTCCCACCTTTTTTCCAATAGCATGTAAGTAAATGATTTTTTCCCTGGGACACTGATGTGTGTTTTTCCAAGACGAATCCTTTACAAAGATTAGATATGATATTACGTGCAGGTGTGTGTGGCCA includes these proteins:
- the LOC125704187 gene encoding RNA-binding protein, mRNA-processing factor 2a-like — its product is MSLKSDSEPNSNVTMEEEVRTLFVSGLPIDIKPRELYLLFRPFKGYEGSLIKLTSKQPVGFVTFDCRSGADAAKNALNGIRFDPENPQTLRLEFAKANTKMAKSKLMATPNPTNIHPALGAHFIARDPYDLTGAALIPTSPETWAPYPLYATELPPGLPHAAFSYPAAALHAQMRWYPPPSEGSQSGWKSRQFC